A stretch of DNA from Bacillota bacterium:
TAACACCACGTTGAACACAAAATTCACCACCGCCGATGAGCCGACCACCCACAGCTGTCCTGTGGTTTGCTTTCCGAGTTGAAACGCGAGGTCAAAGTAGTAAGAGCGCACACCTGCCAGCAGAGTAGCAGCTGCAATCCACGGAATGACGGTTAATCCTGCCTCCCGGAACGACTTGCCAAGCACGACCGATGCTATTTGTGGCGCGAAGAGGGCCATGCCAAGCGTGGCGGGAACGCCAGCTGCCAGAAGGAGCCACAGGTTTCGTACAAGCTGTATACGTGCCGCTTCGGCACCGGATTGCTCCAGAGCGGCTACCACCAGCGGATAAGCTGCCAAGTTGATAATCATCATCAGCATGATCAAGAACTGAGAGACCATATCGTAGCTTGCGGCGTAAATGCCTGCCGCCTGCTCTCCAAGATAGTAGGCGATGAGGAACCGATCGGAGGAGCTGATGACGTAACTGAGCGCGAGAGTTGCCGCAAGGGGCAACCCGTAGCGAAGCAGTTGCCGCAGTACAGGGGTGATCAGGCGCACCCGGCACGCTTTCCAGCCCAGCGTTTGCAGGGTCATCCCCCCCAGAAGGTATCCGGTTGCCAATCCCAGGAGCGGTGCGAATGCTCCCAGTTGCCAGGCGATGAGAGCAGTGCCCAGCGTAATTGCAGAAACTGCTCTGAGCCCGGCTGCTATGCCGTACCGTGCGGGTTGCAGCTTCGCACGAGCCAGCTCGAGGTTCATTTCAAACCAGGCTTGCAGCCACAGCAGGGGAAGCGCGATGAGCACAAGCCATCTTTGTTCCTGCGGTACGAAAACCAGTATGCCTGTTGTTCCCACCAGAGCAGTGAACCCCACTATTGCCCAGTAGGTCGCCTTCACTGTGCTGAGAAGGTCGCTAGTTGCGAATTCAGAAGAGGGCACGAACCGTAGCAGGGAGAGGTTTATCCATTGAAAGCAAAGCACACTGGTAAACCCGACCGCGGCGATGACCAGCACATATTGCCCGTACTCTTGCGGGGAAAGCAGACGAGTGTAGATAGCGATAGCCAGGAAGTTAATTGCTCCCGGCACCCCGCGGGCAATGAGATAAATCGCGCTATGACGCAACAGAGTGTGCATCAGCCCATCACTGCCGTCGTTCACCACGGGGAAGGGTAAGCACAACGAGCAAAACGCCCAATATCCATCCACCTGCCAGCGCGAGCGCGATGTTGAGCTTCCACCGCTTATTCACCGGTTCTTCCTTCAAGCGTCCGTCTTCCAGCACCTCCCAGCGGTTGGGGTCGCGAGACATCTCCATGCGCGCTTGCTCCAAAGCCACGCGCAGCTGCTGCACCAACTCGTTCAAGGTAGACACTTCACGGGCTAAACGCTGCATCTGCAGGGTATCCTCTGGCGCACGCGCTGCTAATTGTTGCAGGGCATTGACCTGCGCTTCCAGCCCCACCCGCTGCAGTTCCAGTGGAGCCAGATTGGGGTCCACGTTCATATTCACCGCCTTCAAGTAGTTCTCAATCTCTCTGCGCAGCTGCTGGCGGGTCAGTTCGATCTCTCTCCTCAACTTCACGACATTCGGCGCATCGGGACCATAGGTCAGTTCGGCAACGCGAAGTTCGTATTCCAGTTCGGTGAGTTTCGCCCGCCATGGTGCAGCGGGCGGAAGGTCCGCAGGCAGTTCTGTCGCTGATTGTGCCACGCGCTGTGCCGCCTCGCGCGCGGCGGCGATTTGTTGCTGTACCTGATTCAGCTGCAATCGTGCAGAGTTTAACTGCTGCAGGTAGGCTGTGTCAAATCCTGATGCCCCGCCAGACACACGTAGCGAAGGCAGCCCGGCTATTCCTCGCGTTGGTACAGAAGTGCCCGCTGACGAAGGTGCACCGCCTTCCCCGACCATCCGACGCTGGAACTCCAGCAGCCGAGTTTCTGCTTCGCGGAGTTGTTTCGTGCGCGAAGACAGCTCTCTCTCCAGAAACTCCACCTGATTGCGCACTATCGGCAGGTTCAGTTCTTTGTTCAGCTGAGCCAGCGAGCGGATATAGAGCCGTGCCACCTTCTGCGCCGTGGCGGGGTCCTCATGCCTGACC
This window harbors:
- a CDS encoding lipopolysaccharide biosynthesis protein, with the protein product MHTLLRHSAIYLIARGVPGAINFLAIAIYTRLLSPQEYGQYVLVIAAVGFTSVLCFQWINLSLLRFVPSSEFATSDLLSTVKATYWAIVGFTALVGTTGILVFVPQEQRWLVLIALPLLWLQAWFEMNLELARAKLQPARYGIAAGLRAVSAITLGTALIAWQLGAFAPLLGLATGYLLGGMTLQTLGWKACRVRLITPVLRQLLRYGLPLAATLALSYVISSSDRFLIAYYLGEQAAGIYAASYDMVSQFLIMLMMIINLAAYPLVVAALEQSGAEAARIQLVRNLWLLLAAGVPATLGMALFAPQIASVVLGKSFREAGLTVIPWIAAATLLAGVRSYYFDLAFQLGKQTTGQLWVVGSSAVVNFVFNVVLIPRAGILGAAWATIAAYAVALLLSVLLGRRVFTVPMSWKGAGHVLLAAAAMVLCWYLVPTGETPWSVIAHLVSVVLIYCITLFLLHTHWQHRFPFAVGGRRD